The genomic interval GATCCGCCGCGCCGTGGAGGGCGATGCCGCAGCGCTCGCGGCGCTCGCCGAGCGGACCTTCGTCGACGCCTTCGGCGCCCGCAACCGGCCCGAAGATCTGGCGCTCCACTGCGCGGCGAGCTACGGCGAGTCGATCCAGCGCGGCGAAATCCTCTCGTCCGAGATCGCGACGTGGGTCGCCGAGGATTCGCACGGACTGACCGGCTATTTCCAGCTCGCGTGGGATGCGCCGCCGCCGGGCGTCCGCGGCGCACGGCCGATCGAGATCCGGCGCTTCTACGTCGACGCCCCCTGGCACGGCCGCGGCCTCGCGCAGCGCCTCATGGCCGCGGCCCTCGAGATCGCCGCCGCGCGCCCCGCCGATGTCATCTGGCTCGGCGTCTGGGAGGAGAATCCGCGCGGCATCGCCTTCTACCGCAAGTGCGGTTTCGCTGTCGTCGGCGCGCACACCTTCGTCGTCGGCACCGATCCGCAGCGCGATGTCCTCATGGCGCGCAGAGCCGGCCGCGATAGCGTCCCCTAGGGCTTTCGCGCCGCGCGCGGCCCGGAGCGCCCTGATAGCCTACGCGCCGCATGGCGAAGGGAACCTCCAGGGCGGCGCGCAGCGGACGGCAGAAGCCGGCCGATCTCTACGAGGCCTACCTCGCCAGCCGGCCCGAGTCGGACCCCCGGCTGCTGCTGCCGCGCAGTGCCCTGCCGCTCGCTCGCGGCGCCTTCCTGCTCCACGGAGTGCTGATCGAGGAATGGTCGGCGGCCTGGCTCGCCGCTTTCCTCTTCGCCGAGTTCTTTCTCGTCCTCCGGCTCGCCGTGCTGGGGGATCGCTTCAGCACCGGGCGGAAGATCGACCCGGACCTGCATCGCCGGAGCCCGCTCGTCGCCCAGATCTTCTGGCTCTCCTTGAGTCTCGCGGCGGTCGTTTTCGCGGGCCAGGCGCTCGACCGCTCCACGCGCGGCGCCTGGTTCGGTCTCGCAGAGGGCGGGGCAGTCTGGGCCTGGCCGAGCGCGGGGGTTGCGGTCTATCTCGCCCTGCTCCTCGCGGAGTTCGCCTTCGACCTCGTTGTTGCGCGGCGCGAGCGCCGCACGTTCGCTCCGGCCGGCGCCCTGCGGGCGACGTTCTTCCTGGCCGCGCTGCTGGGCCTCACCTTCTTCGGCATCATCGCCGCGGGCTTCGCCGGCGAGTGGTTCGGAGACACGGGGGTCCGCGCCGTCGCCGCGACGGTGCTCGTCCTGGCGCGCACCGGCAGCGACCTCGCCGTCCTCTGGTTCCCGCTCTGGGGCCCCGGCCGGCTGGCGAAAGTCGCGGCGCAATCCCGCTCGCAAAGCTAGCGCGGAGCGATGGGAGCGCACTGATAGCCTACGCGGCGCATGCCGGCCTCTGCCAAGCGAGCGAGCGGGCGGCGGGCGCCGGCGGATCTCGGCGTCGCCTATCTCGCACTCGGACCCGAATCCAACCCGCGTATTCTGCTGCCGCGCAGCGCCCTGCCCCTGGCGCGCGGCGCTTTCCTCCTGCACGGCGTCCTGGTGCAGGGCTGGTCGGTCGCCTGGCTCGTCGGCTTTTTCTTCGCCGAGCTTTTTCTCGTCGTGCGGCTGGCGGTCGTCGGCGACCGGCTGTCGGGCGGGCCGCAGATCGAACCCGAACTGCACCAACGGCAGTCGTTGGGTCTGCAGCTGGTCTGGCTCGCGATTTCGCTCGCGACCGTGGCCTTCGCCGGGCAGGGGCTCGACCGATCGACTCGCGGCGCCTGGTTCGGGCTCGGCGGGGGAGAGGGTCTCCTCGCGACGCCGAGCTGGGGAGTGCTCGCCTACCTCGCGATTCTCCTCGGGGAGTTCGCGGTCGATCTCGTCGCCGCACGGCGGGCGAAACGGACCTTCGCCCCCGCCTCCGCCCTGCAGGCGACTTTCTTTCTCGTGGCCACGGTCCTCATGTCGTTCGTCGGCATCCTTCTGGTCGGCGTGGCGCACGGAGGATTCGGCGAGAACGGCGCGCGGTCCATGTTCATCGTCCTGCTGGTCGTCGCGCGCACGGGGAGCGACCTCGGTGTGCTCTGGTTTCCGCTCTGGGGACCGGGCCGCCTGACCCCCAAGCCACAGGCACCGCCGCCAGCGGGCGCCGACGGACCGCGAACCGGTCATTGATAGGATCGGCCGCCTGCGGCGGGCGATTCGCCGCGCCAATTGAACCCTGAACACCAAGGAGAGATCCGATGACCCGAGGCTTCCGCAACCTGATCGTCCTCGCCGCCGCCGCCGCCGTCTTCGTCCCCGCCTTCGCCTCTGCCCAGGACCTCCACCCGTCGCGGCGCAAGAGCCCGCTGGGCATGGAGCGGACGATGGTCGGCGACGCCTACGTCAAGGTCACCTACGGGCAGCCGTACAAGCGCGATCGCGACAACATCTTCGGCACCAAGGAGAGCGGCGCGGTGGTGCCCTACGGCGAGGTCTGGCGGACCGGCGCCAACGAGGCGACCGAGATCACGGTCACCAAGGACGTCATGATCGCCGGCAAGAAGCTCGCGGCGGGCACCTACTCGCTGTTCACGACGCCCGGCGCCGAGAGCTGGAAGTTCCACTTCAACTCGCTGCTCGGTCTCGATGGCACCGGCTACTACGACGCGGTGGCGGAGAAGTTCACCCCGGCCGATCTGCCCAAGCATGACGTGCTCGTGGTCGAGGCGAAGCCGGCGACTCTCGCGGCTGCCAACGAGGTCGACCAGCTGACCTTCGAATTCGAAAAGACGCCGGCCGGTGCCGACATGGTCCTGCGCTGGATCCGCACCGAAGTCCGGCTGCCGCTCGCCGCCGCCAAGTAGGTCCGCTTCCGACTTCTTCTCCAGGCCGCCCGGGAAACTGCGGGCGGCCTGGCTGCATCCGGATCGCCCGGGAAACTCCGGGCGGCCGGAATGCATCGAAAGTGCGCTGGTGGATCGGCAGTCTCTGCTGCCGGCGAATGCGCCGGGAAGGGAAAACCGATGTTCGACTTTTCCGACAAGGTAGCGGTCGTGACCGGAGCCTCGGGGGCGCTCGGCAGCGTCGTGGCCCGGCGGCTCTACGACGCCGGGGCGCGCCTCGCGCTCGTTGACCGCGAGACCGGGCGGCTGCCCGCCCTCTGGCCGGAAGTGGAGGCCGATGCCGCAGGCGCCGACCGGCTCGCCTTCCACGCCTGCGACCTCGCCGCGGCGGCGCAGGTGTCGCGCACCGTCGAGGAGATCCTGGCGCGCTTCGGGCACATCGACCTGGTGTTCAATATCGCCGGCGCCTATCGCGGTGGCGAGACGGTCGAAGACGCTCCGGACGAGAGCTGGAAGCTGCTCTGGGAGGCCAACTTCCTCTCGGCGCTCCACGTCTGCCGCGCGGTGGTGCCGCGGATGCGCCGGCAGGGCGGCGGTGCGATCGTCAACGTCGGGTCGAAGGCGTCGCTCGGAGGGGAGGCCGGAGTCGCGCCCTACAGCATCGCCAAGACCGCGGTCGTGCGCCTGACGGAGAGTCTGGCCGCGGAGGTGAAACGGGACGGAATCCGCGTCAACGTGGTACTGCCCGGTACCCTCGATACGCCGGCCAACCGCCACGCGATGTCCGATTCCGATCCGCGTGCCTGGGTCGCGCCCGAGGCGCTCGCCGACGCGATGCTCTTCCTCGCATCGCCGCAGGCCCGTGCCGTGACCGGTGCGGCGCTCCCGGTCTTCGGTCTCGGCAGTTAGGGTTTGCCGGAAGCTACGGAGCGAGAACCAGGGTGAGGCCGGAGTCCGCCGGCGCGAGGCTCACCACTTTGATTCCCCGCTGCGCGAGATCCACCACGACGTGGATCTCGTTGCCGGTCGCGGTGACGTGGAAACCGGTGCGCACACCGCGCACCAGGGTGCCGGCGCCTTCGGGTGCGCGCGGCGCCGCGCCGCGGTAGGGGTTCGCCATTCCCTTGAGCTTGATCAGCACGCGCGGATTCTCGCCGCCGATCTCCGAATAGCTGAAGGATCCGGTCCGGAAGGCCCCGTCGCCCACCAGCACGAGGACCGTCTCGCCGGCCGTTCCGGCCGACTGCCGCCACTCGATGCCGGTCAGACGCTGTGCCGGCGCCGCAGCTGCAGAGGCAACATCTGGCGACGCGTTGGCAGGCGGGGTAGCCGGGGATGCCGGCGCCGAAGCCGTCTCGGCCGGCGCTGCCGGAGGTCGTGGCGGCTCGTCAGCGGCCAGCGCGGTCGCGGCATCGGCGGCGAGGTCGGACGCCGCGGCGGCCGGCCGCTCGACCTCGGAGTCGAGGGCGTCGGGCTCTTCGGTTGCGGCGGTCGAGGGGCCGGTCGCGAGCGGTGGCGCCGCCGCGGGCGAGACCGCGTTCGGATCGACACCGACGGCCTGCGCCAAGGTCGTGCCCGGTTCCGGCGCCGCTGTGAGCGGCTCGGGCCTGCGGGGGGCGGGCGCCAGCGGCTCCTCGCCCGGCGCCTCGCTGGTGGATCCTGGAGCCCCCGCGTCGGCGGTGAGCCGATCTCCTCCCCACTGTTGCCAGGCGAAGTAGCCGCCCCCTCCGACGAGGGCGAGAATCAGCCATACCAGCCAGCGCATCGAGCCCCCGCGTGCGCTCGAGGCGGCCGCCGCGGCCGCCATCGAAGGCAGCGGTGCCTCCTCGCGCAAGGCCTCGCGCACGATATCGGCGGTCTGCGCGTCGGCCTCGTCGAGCGGTGAGAAGACGGAGAAGGCCCGCCTCCCATCCGCCGCTGCCGGATCCGGGCGTTCCGCCCGCCCGGGTGCGCCCTGGTCGGGCGGGGTCGCGGATCGCCCGGGCAGCGGGGCGCGTTGCGGCAGGCGTTCGAGTGCGGCGAAGTC from Thermoanaerobaculia bacterium carries:
- a CDS encoding GNAT family N-acetyltransferase gives rise to the protein MRRAVEGDAAALAALAERTFVDAFGARNRPEDLALHCAASYGESIQRGEILSSEIATWVAEDSHGLTGYFQLAWDAPPPGVRGARPIEIRRFYVDAPWHGRGLAQRLMAAALEIAAARPADVIWLGVWEENPRGIAFYRKCGFAVVGAHTFVVGTDPQRDVLMARRAGRDSVP
- a CDS encoding DUF2911 domain-containing protein; amino-acid sequence: MTRGFRNLIVLAAAAAVFVPAFASAQDLHPSRRKSPLGMERTMVGDAYVKVTYGQPYKRDRDNIFGTKESGAVVPYGEVWRTGANEATEITVTKDVMIAGKKLAAGTYSLFTTPGAESWKFHFNSLLGLDGTGYYDAVAEKFTPADLPKHDVLVVEAKPATLAAANEVDQLTFEFEKTPAGADMVLRWIRTEVRLPLAAAK
- a CDS encoding SDR family oxidoreductase, whose protein sequence is MFDFSDKVAVVTGASGALGSVVARRLYDAGARLALVDRETGRLPALWPEVEADAAGADRLAFHACDLAAAAQVSRTVEEILARFGHIDLVFNIAGAYRGGETVEDAPDESWKLLWEANFLSALHVCRAVVPRMRRQGGGAIVNVGSKASLGGEAGVAPYSIAKTAVVRLTESLAAEVKRDGIRVNVVLPGTLDTPANRHAMSDSDPRAWVAPEALADAMLFLASPQARAVTGAALPVFGLGS
- a CDS encoding PilZ domain-containing protein; protein product: MESDDNVSGEFQRSTRMPLDAVVRLHFQGTVAYQNGFAANVSATGMFVKHPAPPPLGTQLVFEFNLGADRKPVQGAGEVVWVREKYLGPGQPAGVGIRFLQLDSQSRDHIAEALFEYLEQSLADDSLLDGNGFPFADEAPVGATATTAGTDAPAARGTAGVDAAAATAAAAGTASYDVLPTAPASAAAPFRERPDGLDSGLDDADRGPALTTESHSQPFDFAALERLPQRAPLPGRSATPPDQGAPGRAERPDPAAADGRRAFSVFSPLDEADAQTADIVREALREEAPLPSMAAAAAASSARGGSMRWLVWLILALVGGGGYFAWQQWGGDRLTADAGAPGSTSEAPGEEPLAPAPRRPEPLTAAPEPGTTLAQAVGVDPNAVSPAAAPPLATGPSTAATEEPDALDSEVERPAAAASDLAADAATALAADEPPRPPAAPAETASAPASPATPPANASPDVASAAAAPAQRLTGIEWRQSAGTAGETVLVLVGDGAFRTGSFSYSEIGGENPRVLIKLKGMANPYRGAAPRAPEGAGTLVRGVRTGFHVTATGNEIHVVVDLAQRGIKVVSLAPADSGLTLVLAP